DNA from Gracilinanus agilis isolate LMUSP501 chromosome 3, AgileGrace, whole genome shotgun sequence:
acagacacagggacagagaaacagagagagagagagacaatgcTTGAAAAGGTAAAGTCTTCGAAGAAATGAAATGGGATGGGATCATAGGCAGCAGGGTTAGCTTTGGAAAGGGGATGGACCCCTGGGGCACTGGGACACACCATTTCAGAACTAGAttagaagaggaaagaatggTAAATGAGGTTGAGGGGGTTCGGGATATAGAATTAGGGAACGGAGGGAGTTCACTGCAGATGGCCtctattttcttggtaaagatcttTAGTGAGAGAGAAAGGATAGATGATAATATGCTTCCCTTAGCTTGGTTGGTGTTCAAATTAGGTCTCCCTAGACCCATCTTCTGGAGCTGTAAAGATCAAGGGATAAATCTGGTTTTGTCCCATTAGGTTGATATCTAGGGGATGTCTCCTTctgagaaggagggaagggggcaATCAAAGCCATCcggaggaattttttttatttataaaagcatAGGTTGGGGTAGGGCAGTGGAAGGGGTAGGGAAGAAGAAGATCTCAGGGAAAGATTGGTTCAATATACTATTTAttcaaacaacaaacatttattaagaatctattatgtgccaagtgcCTGTGAAAGGAGCTGAAGGCACAGAGCCTGAAGTAAAAGTTCTTGTTCTCAAGTGGCTTCCATTCTATCAGGAGAGGCAAGAAGTCACCTGGGAGACATCCAGAAAACATCCTGAAAAaacagttgtgtgtgtgtgtgtgtgtgtgtgtgtgtgtgtgtgtgtgtgtgtgtgtgtgtNGGaaattctctgtgtgtgtgtgtgtgtgtgtgtgtgtgtgtgtgtgtgtgtgtgtgttttatgttTTATGAACCCATTTGGCAGTTAGTCTGGTGAAGTATATGAAccctctcagaataatgtttttagagacaaaaaataaaatatataggataacaaaggaaaccGATTATTTCGAAATATAGtgaccagggcagctaggtggctcagtggattgagagccaagcctagagatgttCTAGCTGGGTTCTAGCTGGGTTCTAGATGTTAGTGTGGCCTTGCTTTGTTTTGCATCTACTCGGTGTTATCTCACTGCCTCAGTGATTCAAGAAGACAGAATAATGCAGGAAAGAGAATTTGGTCAGGGAGAAGATGGTGGTCTTAGCACTGATCAGGCTTTCTCTGGAATGATTCTAACTAGAAATACAGTAATCATTCACTCCTTATTTACCTGTATAGGCAGGTCCAGAGATAACATCAGCATTGGCTAAGCAGGGATGAAAGTCAATAGGGGAGAGGTAGCTCTGGATATTTGATTTCCTGGTATTTTCTCGGTCATGCCCTTGTTTGAAGTTGTGTGGGTGGGTGGTCAGGTTCACTTTTAATTTTGGAGATTTTCCAGCTAATGAAGTCCATACCTCAAGAGGGAGCAGTTGGAGGAAGTGGGCACGTTTtgcttagagaagagaagacagagagaggacaAGGTCGTAGTCTTTGAGGGCTTGAAGGAGAAGACATTGGATTtcttctgcttggtcccagaaggCAAAACTAGGATCAATGGATAAcagttgtggggggggggggcgaatTTTGGCTTTTCACaaacttcctaataatcagaGCAGTcccaatattgtataatgatcaactgggaaGGACTAAATCAtgatcagcaaagcaagttctcAGGATATCCACAAGGgccccatgatgaaaaatgccctctgcagccaaagaagaaactgttggcaTCTGAGTGCAGGTCAAAGCATGCCATTctccatgagttttttttttttttttttttttttttttttttttttttttttaaaacccttaccttctgtcttggagtcaatactgtgtattggctccaaggcagaagagtggtaagggtaggcaatgggggtcaagtgacttgcccagggtcacacagctaggaaagtgtctgaggccagatttgaacctaggacctcccatctctaggtctgactctcaatccactgagcaatccagctgccccctctccatgagttttttaatcatatatatgatTTCTGTCACAGAATATGgaatatggaagtatgtattgcatgaaagcccTGGTGTAGCCTGGATCAGACCACTTTGGGAAGGAGGGAGTAAATCGGAATCCTAagaagtcagaaaacaattgccaaaaattgtttttatgtgaaactaaaatatatattaattaatttaaaaaataaaataatagggaAGACATTAAGAGGAGGGGGTTTAAGGGAAAggtaatgagtttagttttggctGTGGGGTTGGAAAAGCCTAGGAGATATTTAAGGAGTGACTGGTTATATAAGGTGAGAAGGTTCAAGGCTGATCTGCTGAAGCTAGAGTGATGCCTTTCCAGTGACCATTGGGAAGAAAGAGGTTCAGGAGAAAGACCAAGTCTGTCTAGAGAGGTTTTGGAAACTCTTGCGGAGCAATAATTGTTGATACCCTCAGCTACTCATCAGCATGAGGCATCCATTCCTTTGATCAATGCAAATTGTGCTGACCATCTGTTTTCATGTAGTAATTACAGTGTTTTTAGTGTGTTAATATTAACAGAATtacctaacaattagaattgtccAAGTGTGATGTGGATATGGAGGATGTAGGAGTTTTCTCCTCCATGGTGGTCTCCAAGCTGAAGAACTGCTTGTCAGGGGGGACCTTATCCTGGAACCTCCTTTTGGGTATCAAGTCAATGAGTCCCTGATCCCATGGTCCTAGAGGTCAAAGCCAGAAGGAATCCAAGTATTGCTGTCATACAATCTActtatttacaaatgtggaaaatgAGACCAAAGTAAATTAAATGACATGTTCAAGGTCATACATATCAGACAAGGttcaaatccaagtcctctgatttcagTCAGGCCTCTTTCCATCATCCCTGCTATGTTGCCTAGTGATGCATGCCAAGGTCCTTTTGGTCCTGTGATGCTCTGATTCTCATGACAACCCTACAGCAGAGGTGTCCCAACTCTCATCCTACAGGCCACACGCAGCCCCAATGTTGCTCAGGGCTGCCCATGCCAAAATGAAATGTAAGagataaatgtttaacagaataaataaaatacaataaaacataaataatgttaaaatgtaatttcaggggcagctgggtagctcagtggattgagagtcaggcctagagatgggaggtcctaggttcaaatctggcctcagacacttcccagctgtgtgaccctgggcaagtcacttgaccccctttgcccacccttaccactcttccatctaggagtcaatacacagaagttaagggtttaaaaaaatgtaatttcagagTCAATATGTTGTTTCTATTTGAGCTCGATACTACTGGTCTACAGATgttatcaccctcattttaccCCAGAAGAAACCAAGACCCAAAGAGTTGAGTGCCTTGTGCCCATGGTTGTCCAACTTCCAAGTGCTGGGGATAATGTGTGAACCCGAGCACCTCTTGGTTCTCAGCCTTGGGTACTTACAACTCTACCATGCTGCTTCTTCATGACAGATCCTATTATTGGTGACCACAAGGAAATCTCGGATTCTTGACCATCCTGTCCTAAGACCAGGAAGACTATTGATCGTCCTTCCTCTGCTGTCAGACTCATCGGTGGGGATTGGTCTTGCTGGCCTTTTTGTTTAGCTCCCCAACACATCGAATTTCCCCTTTGTGCTGAGGTCATCTTGGCTGGAATTGACTTTGGATCATTTCTTCCCCCATTCCTGCCCCCAAAGACATCGATTCTGGCAGAATTCACAGGACATCTAGTGATATCTTGACTGTTTGCTTTTCCATTTTTGCTGTTTGCTGGACTTTCTCAGAACCTGAGCTGGCTCTTATGCAATGCCCTTAGGCCCCTCCAACATATAAATATTCAGGGTCTCAGAGCTTGTCCACCTTTCCAGTGAGTTGGTCCTTAGAGCTGAGGAGGCAGCATCCGTCCTGGACCAAGCCATGAGGTCCGTGGTAGCCTTCATCTGTCTCGCTCAGCTTCTAAGCTCTGCCACTGCTCGGTTTCATCCTCTTCTCCCAGTGAGGGACCCGAACTGTGACGATCCAGATGTCGAGCAGGCTGCGCATGAAATTGTGCGATATGTCAATGACCAACATCATTCTGGATACAAGTACCGTCTGAATCAGATTGACAAAGCAAGGGTGTACCCACGGGTAAGTGGCCCATGCCCAGGAGGCCTGGGACTTCCCCGGATGGGGGGTTGCTCTTTGTGGAAAGCAAACCACGCTGGATGGGGAGTCGGGTAACACGGTGCCCAGATCTGCCCTGGCATCCTTATCCTTTTCCAGATGGTCTGATTTgcccatgtctctctctctctgagtccAGGTCCCACATAGGCAGAATTGTTATTAGAAAGTGTGTTAGGTTAGAAGACAGGACCTTGGTTCAGAGCCCAAACTTGCAATGTTTGTGAGTACCTCTAAGCACTGTGCTTGGTTTGGGGGATACAAGTGAAAAAATGCAGCAGGCTGGCTTCCAAGGTCTTCCATCTCATCAGGGACAGAAGGCTGCTTTGAAATGAGGAGTGGAAGACCACATGGGTCGTGGGAAGGATGATctagtacagtgattcccaaaatgggcgctaccgccccctggtgggtgctgcagctatccagggaagtggtgatgaccacaggtgcattgattttttctattaattggcattataaaaaaaattaatttccagggggctaagtaatattttttctggaaagggggcggtaggacaaaaaagtttgggaacccctggtctagTAGAAAGAGCTGGGATGGATTTTTAGGAGACCCATTTCTTGCTTCTAGAACATCCCTGTCTGCTACGCTGTTTTCGTCCCAGGTTCCTGAGGAGTGTCCCTGGCTAAAAACAAGACAATATGCCAAAGAAGGTGCTTTGTAGAGGGAAGGTTGTATTCACTCAAGACTTTGGTTTCTGCTGGTAACAATGACAAATCAATGCCTTTCAAGAGATTCCAGGGATGCGCTAGAGTCACCCTATGGGCTCTTGGGGCTGATGGTTCCATTTTCAGTGTGCTTTTTATGCCTTGGGAATCAGCTACAAAAGAGGACTTGATTTACAGTTTTACAGATTGTTTAAATGTAAGAAAGTGTGGTAGAAAACgtgaataatgcagattaaactgaaaagcATGTCctgggattttttgtttttttccctgaagGGAGCTGATTGCTGAACATTTATTGGCACGCCTCTGGCTCAGTTGTTCTATTCTGAGGTAGGAGATGGTTGTGAAATAAACCACTTTCTTTGAGTTGGAAAGGCAAAATAGCTCGAAATGTTATTAAAAGACAAGTTGAATCATCTGATATTATTCAGCTGCCTGGGCTTTGGGGACTGGTTCAGAGAGACAATGTTTGGGTCTATGATACACTTTGGAAGGAGGCTTCCTATCTGAGTAAGAGCCACCAACTCAATCAGCTTTTATTTCAAGGCTGCCAAAGGCCAGATCATCCCCTAGTTTGGGAGTGGAGGtgtgagggggaaggaagggatacTTGTAGGGGATCACGCAGCCACTAGAGTGAGGCCCccctcatttgatggatgagCCTCAGAAAGAAGTTCTTGTTGGCTACTACAGAAATGGCAGGAAGCTGAGATTCTGCCcggggtctttctgactccaaatggaATGATGCTTGTTATCCCgttccccaccccctaccccccaaTATCCCATGCTGCTTCCACAAGATGGACATACCCAGCATCAGAAGACTTAGAGAAGGAAGGGATTTTGCAAACACAAACATGCACTACAcgggaggaaattgaggctcacatGAGAAActgaatgactttcccaaggtaacACATAATATCTGGACAATTAaggcattttaaattttgtaaaatgctttccaaatatgatatcatttgatccttataacaactctgagagacaggcactttattgtttattattaatttattatttttttttctgtttttttttttgttttgttttgtttttttttaaacccttgtacttcggtgtattgtctcataggtggaagagtggtaagggtgggcattgggggtcaagtgacttgcccagggtcacacagctgggaagtggctgaggccgggtttgaacctaggacctcctgtctctaggcctgactctcactccactgagctacccagctgccccctattattaatttattattatccctattttacagtcaaggaaactgaggcagatggccGTTAGATGACtttccacagtcacacagctagcaagtggcctgaattgaatttgaactcagttcttcatttCTGCCAGTCTAGTGCTCTAGTCATTGTGTACCTGTTATACATTgtaaactggaagggaccttggaagatcatctagttcaactttcttattttatagagaaggaaaccgaggcagacagtggttaagtgacagTTCCAGGATCACACCACAAATATGCTTTGAGGCAAGATACAAAGGCTCTCCCAACTCTGAACTCTGCCACTGTCTCAGCTATGAGAACCACATGAGAACCAGGCTTCCTTCCCACCACTCAGCCACAATGGCTTTGGGCAATAAATTTACTTGTGGTCTACAAGCTCTTTCTTGGAGAGGAAATTCAGAAGGGCAGGAAGTATGGGGAGACATGAGGAGGCCATGAAATGcctaggaagaaagagaagaggagagagaaagaaagagggaacgAGGAAGAGttaagagaagaggagagaagagagagggagagggagctcTTATCCCTTCTGGCCCTTGTGTCATTAtttattgggaatttttaatcCATACAAATCTCCCAGTGATTCAGAGAATCTTCGAGCAGGCTGCTGGCGGGCACAAGGATGCAAAGACCAAAGAGTAGAAATGGTATCTTTTCGAAATTCAGTTTCCccacatttctctttctcatgggCACTGCTTAGTTGCAGCCTACCTGGGGTGGTGGGCAGGTGTTGGGGCAGTGCTAAGAAAGTGTGCCCTGTCACATGTGTGTATCTTTGCTGGTTccagccagcttctctacttcttatctctaaacgaacataacaagacttattttctaatatcgtCCTTATGCAGAGGCCCTCGGGAGAGGTGTATGTAATGGAGGTTGACATGCTGGAAACCACCTGCCATGTGATGGACCGAACCCCGCTGGAAAACTGCACCGTGAGGCAGCTGGTGGAGCATGTGAGTGTCCACCTTCTGTCTCCAGCATCTGGGAGTCCATTCACTGTCCCCTGGGTTACTCTTATTTACCTGAGTGCCCATTCTGGAACACTCTCTTCTGGATGTCTCCCTCACCGCAGGGCTTAGGAAGTCACTGCCTGGACACCTGGACAGCTCTTGCCAGACCTGGTTTCAGGGCAAGGCAGCTTTTCACAGCTGCACAATTTTCACAGGGTTTGCAAGGTTTAGTTACGGAGGCATTGTTTCCCTAGCTTCTCCTTTTTATAAGGGTGGGAACCAGTTCACTAGATTTAAATATTGGAGCTCATTCCTCTCTtgatatctctcttctctttccccttcctcctcctcctagttttcttcctttttctccttttcctcctctttctcattctttgcttctctctcctcttctctcttctctcctcatttcctccttccatccttttttctctctccttcccctctttctcttcccctttcctcctcttccttctcctcctcctctccccctccctctttcacttactcttcttcctttcttttttcctcctttactttttctccttcctccctcttatgcctcttctcttccttcttcccttcttactCTTGCTCCTCTCCAGATTGCATATTAAATCTGACATTTTCCAAAGTATTcagttcacattctttttttttttttttaaaccctcaccttcagccttagaattgatactgtgtattgattccaaggcagaagagcagtgagggctaggcaatgggggttaagtgacttgcccagggtcacccagctaggaaatgtctgaagatggatttgaactcaggcctgcctctcaatccactgagccacccagctgccccctcagctcATATTCTTTAGCATCTCCCTTCCACCCCAATCCATCTtaatccatctcatcctctttgGGTTCACAGATCTTTTCTAATGAATAAAATTCTTGTTCCCTTGGCTGTCTGCCCTTTGAATCTGCCCCAGCACTAGTGCTTTGGGGTGGGTAGGAGTGAGATCCTTGGCCTCATCTCTATCTCCTCTGCTTTTCCCCTTGAGAGAGGTATTGAATTCTACACTATGGTGTGACTtggcttatttttctttaggctGTGGAAGGAGACTGTGAGGCCAGTGTGCTGAAAATGGATGGCCTGTATACAGTATTGAATGCCAAGTGTGAGTCCAATCCAGGTATGGTTCTGGAGGCCAGAGATGGCAAACGAGGCCAAAAAGAGTTTCTGACAAAATTGCTTTGGTATTAATGAATACGCTCCCACCCTcacttttaaaaaccctttagaAAGGGTCCTGGCAGAAGGGTCTTTTCAAACTTAAATTTCCTGGAGTTGGAGATTTTCAAATGTGGTCCAGAAGTTTGGCAAGGGTCTAGAGCCTGAATAACATTCATAAGaagtaggagaaagagagagctaGAATATGTTAACTTGTAAAAACAAAGAACTACTAAAGCAGTCAGAAAagccaagtctttaatcaggaaagagccAGGTCCAGTAATGGGCTGCTGCCACAGAGCCAAGCACCACAAACTACAGAGTCAacaccctggggctctgggggaCTGTATCTCTGGGAGAATTCACCTCCCTAGATGATTCTCtcaagaacaatagaacttgaggaatttatataccatttggggaactgAGGAtggggaagtatgattgattagCATTACCACCGCGAGGAaagagaagtccaagacaggattatcagggagaggctgatgctttacaatagatacaaaagggaaatgtccagccaagggctgggctacctgagAGAGGATTTTGATTCAATGGGAGAAACTACAAAAAGGTACTTAATGTTTGATTAAGTCTACTTTAAGGTCTGTTGTTCAGTCTAAAATGggcagtctgggacttccctctgggcggtctccagatttcaagttgacaaatAAAAAGCTCTAAGAAGACAGCTTTTCCATGAAGCTTTGCAACCAGTGCCTTTGTTTTTGGATCTCAATAAGCTGATCTGAAATGTTAGCAGAGCACCATCAAGCAGGCAGTCCAaagatgaacatttattaagtgtcaggTGTGCCAGGCTTTATGCTCAGTGCTGGAGAGACcaagacaaacaaaacaaaacagtctttgccccttctctctctctgtctctctctctctgtctatgtctgtttgtctgtctgtctgtctctgtctctgttactctctctctgtctctgtctgtctgtctgtctgtctgtctgtctgtctgtctctgtctctgtctctgtctctctctctctctctgtctctctctctctctgtaaggGGCTTATATCAATCAGTTGAAATTAAATGTGCATGTATATGGATGCAAATACAGAATAAAGTCAAACATAGGAGTTAGGAAGGGAGGGACTAGCAGCTGGGGAAAATCAGAGCAGGCTCTGCAGAAGGCTCAGCTTGCTGAGCCATAAAAGGAGCGAGCAACTTTAGGAAGTGGACCTAAGGGAGGATCCTGAGCCTCTCTAAGCTATAGTAAGGAGCACACAAAAATGCCTGAGGTTCTCTGAGGAATTTTTTACCCATTTCAGAGATGACCCATGTCAGAGAGAACCAAAGGGATGACCAGTCATGAAAGCcagtttcttctcctttctgatAGATTCAGCAGAAGATGTGCGCAAAGTTTGCCCAGACTGTTTCCTCCTGGCACCCTTGAATAATACCAAGGTGGTCCACGCTGTTGAAGCTTCCATGGCTGCCTTCATTAGCCAGAACCAAACCACTCATTACAAGCTTCTGGAGGTCTCCAGGGCTCAAATTTCGGTAAGACTGGCTGGGATCCAATGTAAATTTTGGACAGGGAACCAGATATTTGCCAAACCTTGTTGAACAGTGACACCTTCTGGTTATAGTAACACATATCTCTATATGTATAGTAACACATATCTCTATAGTactattatagtatatataatatatatataatataaaatatatttatatattccacAGACTATAAACAAATAACATgcataattatagaaataataattactatattacaattaaatattattgtgcattatagtaatatattatgttatatattaaaatatagttctaTCATATatgactataatataatatatattacatatattactataatatatatatatatatactatatatataaggTGTCaatgcatgcatgtgtgttttACAGGTCTGGGAGTAGGAGTTGGGGGAGTAAAGAAGTGATAAGGAGCTGATTCAAGTAGGAGGTGGCAGAGAGGTAGGGGTTTTCAgtgcaagagaaaaagaaagccacAAAGATCCAGGGTTTCCAATGCAACCTAATCCAATTTGTTGAGAACCTCCTCTGCATTAAGTGATGTTCTTGGCACATTGCCAAAGTGGGTAATGGAAAATGACAGAAGGAGTTGATCCTTATCTTTAGGGAGTATACATTCTGTGGGGAAGGGGGAAGTCATATACCCCAttattggaggaggaatgaaaaagtACCCTCTCTATGAAGATCCTTATGTTCAGGAAAATGCCTATTTCCTTAGTCTGGGAGTCAATCCAGCCAAAGATCCTAGAGCTAGAGAGATGTCAAAGAGCATCTGGTTCAAACCCTTCATTCTACAGAGGAGAACACTGAGGTAAAAGTGTCTCAAGGGAGAGTTGGATCCAGGCCCAGAACCAAGATTCTGCCTTCCTGGGCTGCTTTCTTGAAAATAGTCAGTTACTAGGTAGTAGTAACAGAGCAATATCACAGGATATCTTCcaaatgttgttgttatttagtaacagaattattgttattattattataccattgTATTCAGTGATTTATTATTATAGGTATTTCCTTTTAACAGATAGGCTTGGGACaggaattattatttcattgggCAAGGGGaactcctggtgaggaaactACTTCCCTAGTGCAGATGGGCACTCATCCTCAACTTCCCAGTCTTAGAGAAATGATGAgaaattaaaggacttgcccaggatcatggaGCGTTCTACATctactctcctctcttctcctatcctctctcctctcctctctcctctcttttctcatttctcctctcctctcctctcatctctcctctcttttctcatttctcctctcctctcctcccctctcctctcctctcctctcctctcctctcccctcccctctcctctcctctcctctcctctcctctcctctcctNNNNNNNNNNNNNNNNNNNNNNNNNNNNNNNNNNNNNNNNNNNNNNNNNNNNNNNNNNNNNNNNNNNNNNNNNNNNNNNNNNNNNNNNNNNNNNNNNNNNNNNNNNNNNNNNNNNNNNNNNNNNNNNNNNNNNNNNNNNNNNNNNNNNNNNNNNNNNNNNNNNNNNNNNNNNNNNNNNNNNNNNNNNNNNNNNNNNNNNNNNNNNNNNNNNNNNNNNNNNNNNNNNNNNNNNNNNNNNNNNNNNNNNNNNNNNNNNNNNNNNNNNNNNNNNNNNNNNNNNNNNNNNNNNNNNNNNNNNNNNNNNNNNNNNNNNNNcctctcttctcttctcttcacttctctcctgtcctctcctctcctgtcctctcctttcttctcttcacttctcctgtcctgtcctatCCTGTCCTGTCctttcctgtcctgtcctctcttctcttcacttctctcttttcatctcctctcctctcccctcctgtcctctcctctcctttcttctcttctcctctcttcttttttcctctcttcttttttcctctcttctcctctcttctcctctcttctcttctcttctcttctcttctcctcttttctcctctcctctcctctcctctcttcttttcacttCTCTCCTGTCCTCGCTTCTcgctctccctcccttcttttctctctttacttttttctcttcttcccccaaccccatctctctgtctatctataaTCTATCTCATGCACCTCATCATTTacattccatctttctcattagaTGATGAGCTCCTCAGAAGCAGTGActgtgctctttctctctctgacacCCCAGAGCTTAGCTCAATGCTTTCTGATTGCTTGTGGTATCAGAGGTAGGAACTGAACCTGTATTTCTGTTTCTCAGACTGACTTTATTTCCACAAGGCCTGTTATTGATTATTTGGTATTAGTAATGCATTATTAATATGAATGATCACCATTGCCATCACTAATACCATCAGTTCTTTAATTCTGTGTGAAGCAGTGGTGGTCTTTCCCCTATCATTGTTTCATAGCTTGGCACAGGTGAACAAACACTGAACTTAGGACACCTGGGACTGTGCAGAGTAgctgaccttgggcgagtcacagCTGCCTTCATTCTAAGAGAGGCAAGAAGACTCAATCATTCTTCAGGTGAAATTAGGCAGTAGGATGGTTTGTCAACAGGTGCAGGCCAGACAAGAAGAGAAGAATAGTTTTGGACTCTTTTTGGATTCGCCACCCTTCCAGATTCTCTGCCCCAAGATCATTGAACTTGGCATTACTCTTCTGATTTAGGCCTCTGTTTACTTACCTGTGGAATGGGAAGGATAATATTTGCACTGCCTAACTTTCTAGATCATGATGGGAAGGGTGCTATGGCTATGGAAGTTGTGATGACTTCATGagtgttttcatttctctctgttGCCATATTCAGCCACTCCAGACTTCCATCTCTGTCGAGTTTGTGATTGCACCCACTGACTGTGGGCCAGGAGGGGCGGATGATCCATCTTCTTGCAACCCACTGGCAGACCAGGTAAAGAAAGTCCAGGGGGTATGGCCCAGAGCCATGGCTGTCCCTAGGTCTAGGCTGAggtgtgttgtgaggaagattacttaattattattttaggaGACATAGCAGGCAGGACTGAAgagggtatcctcacagcagctCAAGTGAAGTGTGACTATGTCCACCAGGCTTTGGCACTTCTAGGAGTCAGT
Protein-coding regions in this window:
- the AHSG gene encoding alpha-2-HS-glycoprotein; this encodes MRSVVAFICLAQLLSSATARFHPLLPVRDPNCDDPDVEQAAHEIVRYVNDQHHSGYKYRLNQIDKARVYPRRPSGEVYVMEVDMLETTCHVMDRTPLENCTVRQLVEHAVEGDCEASVLKMDGLYTVLNAKCESNPDSAEDVRKVCPDCFLLAPLNNTKVVHAVEASMAAFISQNQTTHYKLLEVSRAQISPLQTSISVEFVIAPTDCGPGGADDPSSCNPLADQYGFCKGTLTEKAGVEDVSVICKFSEPVVPAPQPTPVAAGPDVAVAAKPAIAIVSGPGPVRPAGPVLTHLPHHDLRHSFVGVASLESASGERGAPVGPAPAVPGPGPAAPAIPLCPGRIRHFKV